The segment GGCCGCTGGCAGGAGGCCGCGGCGAGCCTGGCGGAGGTGGCACGGCGTCTCGAAAGCGCCGGCGCGCGTGCGATCGTGTTGTGCACCAACACGATGCACAAGCTGGCGCCCGACATCGTGTCGGGCCTGACAATTCCCTTCATTCACATCGGCGACGCCACCGCGCAGCGCATTCGCGCAAAAGGATATCGGCGGGTCGGCCTGCTCGGCACGAAGTTCACGATGGAGGAAGATTTCTATATCGACCGGCTGCGCGCGCACGATCTCGACGTGCTGGTTCCTCCCGCCGCCGCGCGCGCCGAGGTGAACCGCATCATCTACGACGAGCTGTGCCTCGGTGTCGTCGCCGCCCCCTCGCGCCGCCGCTACCGGGACGCGATGGCCGCGCTGGTTGCCGCCGGCGCCGAGTGCATCATCCTCGGCTGCACCGAGATCACGATGCTGGTCGGTGCGGGCGATACGACAGTCGAGACGTTCGATACGACGGCGATTCACGCCGAGACGGCGGCGGATTTTGCGATCGGGTGATGGTCCCGCTGGAGGCTAGTCGTCCTGCATCCGGCTCGTAGGATGGGTAGAGCGAAAGCGAAACCCATCAAACTTCATCCTCACAATCCGGATCGTGCTAACAGGCAGTACTAGATACTGCGTCCGCCCTATCAGGGCGATGGGTTTCGCAAGAGCTCAACCCATCCTACGGGCTGTCTCCGGCCCGCGGCGCGGCGGGTCAACTCGAGTACTTGCGTCCCCAATTTCGCATGGCCCCCACGATCGGCCCGAGGTCGCGCCCCTTCTCGGTCAGCACGTACTCGGCGCGCGGCGGACTCATCGAATAGAACCGCCGCTCCACGACCCCATTCTTTTCCAGCGTCCTCAGACGCTCCGATAATGTCGTCGGAGCAATGCTATCGAGCGTGTCCTGCAAATCCTGGAAGCGTCTCGCACCGTGCTGGAGCAGCTCGCGCAGGATGAGGCAGGTCCAGCTCGATCCGATGATGCTGAGTGTGTAGGCCACCGGGCCTTCTGCGGGCTTTTGCTTGGGCATGGTTCCGGTTTACCCGGCGATCACGACTTTGGCAATTGACTACAAAATTCATAGTGACAATCTGTTTGAGAGTTACACCAGAAAATGGAGTTTCGCCATGACGGTGCCCGAATATCTCGTGACGTTCGAGGCGGCCATCCGGCCCCTCGTGGTGGCTATTGCACTGGGCCTCATCTGGATCGGCGCCATACGCATGGAGGGATCCGCACAGTCGCGTTACGCAACTGCGGGTGCCATGTCGGTGGTTCTCGTTGCGTGGCTGGCGATCGCTCAGTCCTTGGGGTCGGCAAATGCCTATTTCGCGACAAGCGACAGCGCAGTGCCGACCTTGCTGCTCGGTTTGCTGATCCCGCTGATCACCGCTGCCGTGGGCCTGCGACTGTCGGAAAGAATTGCAAGCCTCGTCTCCGCGATACCGCTGCACTGGATCGTGGCGGCCCAGGTCTATCGTATTGCAGGCGGAATCTTCCTCGTTCTTTGGGCGGACGGACGCCTGCCGTGGCAATTCGCGCTGCCCGCGGGGATTGGTGACATTACGACAGGCTGCCTTGCTGTCGTCGTGGCGGTGCTGCTGGCGCAGAAGGCGCCGGGCGCCCTGAGGGCGGCCTACGGGTGGTGCCTGTTTGGAATCGCCGATCTCGTCGTGGCGGTGACCATGGGGGCAATGACGTCCCCGGGACGAGCCCACCTCCTGGCCTTCGATGCGCCGAACCTCCTCATTTCATCCTATCCGCTGGTGATGATCCCCACTTTCGCAGTCCCGTTGGCCCTCATGCTCCATGGCCTGGTTCTGTGGAGGCTCAGGCGTGAGAGCGCCTCGACGGGTAGGCTGGCCGCGGCGTGATCGCTGTCGTCAGATAACCCGAACCCGGTCTCGTGAGGCCCCGTAGGCCGGGGCCTCACGTCCCAACATCTTCGAGGCTTCAATTGCGGAAAAGGCGCCGATTCTGATCGCCGCGTGTCGGGTCCGTGCGGGTGTGTCGGGGGCCTCAGCGAAGCGAAAGTAGCTCCAGACCATGTCGCCGCGTCGGAGGGCGGAGCCATTCAGGACTCACTGGAAAAGCGAGCGCCTGAACGCGTAGTCCTCATCGCTTTCGTCGGCATCGCGATGAAGCTCGTAGTTCTCGAGCGAGAACGGTGGCATCGTCGAAAATTCCCGCACCACCCCGACATAGTCCAGATGGCGTCGCATGACGTCCTCGACGAGCACTTTCACGCTCACATTGTCCAGGCGGGCAACGCGCGAAGCCATGTCGTAGGCTCGTCGTCGTGATGTCGGCGGCAAGACGGCTGAACCTGCCCGAATATATTAACCGCGCAGCCGCAATTTGAAAGGCGCCCATCAACCCGGTTGTCCGCAGTTGACGGCCGCCAAACGCCTGCCGACCACACACGCTGCGATGATGTCATTATGCCCCTGTTTTGCCCGACAAGTCAAACAGGATTCGTTAAAATCGAAATAACTCAATGCCGACAACGAGCCGGCTACTGTGCATGGGGTTGTTTTCGCGGTTTTGTTATCCGGCCCC is part of the Bradyrhizobium commune genome and harbors:
- a CDS encoding winged helix-turn-helix transcriptional regulator, producing MPKQKPAEGPVAYTLSIIGSSWTCLILRELLQHGARRFQDLQDTLDSIAPTTLSERLRTLEKNGVVERRFYSMSPPRAEYVLTEKGRDLGPIVGAMRNWGRKYSS
- a CDS encoding aspartate/glutamate racemase family protein; the encoded protein is MQTIGLIGGMSWESTALYYKLINERVRDRMGKLHSAPLLMYSYDFQEIKEMQYGGRWQEAAASLAEVARRLESAGARAIVLCTNTMHKLAPDIVSGLTIPFIHIGDATAQRIRAKGYRRVGLLGTKFTMEEDFYIDRLRAHDLDVLVPPAAARAEVNRIIYDELCLGVVAAPSRRRYRDAMAALVAAGAECIILGCTEITMLVGAGDTTVETFDTTAIHAETAADFAIG